One window of the Nicotiana tabacum cultivar K326 chromosome 4, ASM71507v2, whole genome shotgun sequence genome contains the following:
- the LOC107769831 gene encoding pyridoxal 5'-phosphate synthase-like subunit PDX1.2, whose translation MEEDGAVTVYSGSAITDTKKNPFSIKVGLAQMLRGGAIAEVTTVDQAKIAESAGACCLVVSEPIGPGISRMADPSLIKEIKQAVSIPVMAKARVGHFVEAQILEAIGADYVDESEVLALADEDHFINKHNFRAPFVCGCGDLGEALRRVREGAAMIRTQGDLLGTGNIVDTVRNVRKVMGDVRVLSNMDEDEVFTFSKKISAPYDIVAQTKQMGRLPVVHFAAGGIVTPADAALMMQLGCDGVFLGPDIFNCSDPYKKVRAIVQAVRNYNDPHILAAASSGLEEAMGGLNLNENRVERFVSAEETY comes from the coding sequence ATGGAAGAAGACGGTGCCGTGACTGTGTACAGTGGCAGCGCCATTACCGATACCAAGAAGAATCCGTTCTCAATCAAAGTCGGGCTGGCCCAAATGCTCCGCGGAGGAGCCATTGCTGAGGTCACCACTGTCGACCAAGCGAAGATCGCCGAGTCCGCCGGCGCCTGCTGCCTCGTAGTTTCAGAACCTATAGGACCCGGAATTTCGCGCATGGCCGACCCATCTCTAATCAAAGAGATCAAACAGGCCGTCTCAATTCCCGTAATGGCAAAAGCCCGAGTCGGGCATTTTGTCGAAGCCCAGATCCTTGAAGCTATTGGAGCAGACTATGTAGACGAGAGCGAGGTTTTAGCCCTAGCCGACGAAGATCATTTCATCAACAAACACAATTTCCGTGCCCCATTCGTCTGTGGATGTGGCGATCTCGGAGAAGCCTTAAGAAGAGTCCGTGAAGGTGCTGCTATGATTAGGACCCAAGGGGATCTATTAGGTACAGGTAACATTGTGGACACAGTTCGCAATGTGAGGAAAGTGATGGGAGATGTTAGAGTTTTATCAAACATGGACGAAGATGAGGTTTTCACTTTTTCAAAAAAGATCTCCGCGCCTTATGATATTGTCGCACAAACGAAGCAGATGGGTAGACTTCCGGTGGTACATTTTGCAGCTGGTGGTATCGTGACCCCAGCGGATGCAGCGCTCATGATGCAGCTGGGTTGTGATGGCGTGTTTTTGGGACCTGATATATTTAACTGCTCGGATCCTTATAAGAAAGTTAGGGCGATTGTGCAGGCTGTTAGAAACTATAATGATCCTCATATTTTGGCTGCGGCAAGCAGTGGCTTGGAGGAAGCAATGGGTGGTTTAAATTTGAACGAGAACAGGGTCGAGCGATTTGTTAGTGCAGAAGAGACTTATTGA
- the LOC107769830 gene encoding periodic tryptophan protein 2, with protein sequence MNYRFQNLLGAPYRGGNAVVVNNTLLVSPVGNRVSVTDLIKSETITLPSQSSSNLRRIAASPDGVFLLAIDENNRCLFINLRRRAVLHRITFKHPVAAAKFSPDGQLIAVAAGKLLQIWRSPGFRKEFFPFELIRTFSDCNDKITSLDWSPDSDYVLAGSKDLTVRLFCLKKSVKYNKPFLFLGHRDVIIGAFFGTDKKTNKVCRVYTVSRDGAIFSWGCSEIDGNGNFDEPVEVISEPESPGTPDQGQGNNVEADSGGTVKKRKNFDGKDGDTLDVEDRFQLHRVKWELIKKDFFMQAPAKLTACDYHRGLDMIVVGFSNGVFGLYQMPDFVCIHLLSISREKITTAVFNDLGNWLTFGCARLGQLLVWEWKSESYILKHQGHYFDVNCLAYSPDSQLLATGADDNKIKVWTVSSGFCFVTFSEHTNAVTALHFMASNHCLLSASLDGTVRAWDLFRYRNFRTFTTPTSKQFVSLASDQSGEVICAGTLDSFEIFVWSMKTGRLLDVLSGHEGPVHGLMFSPSNAILASSSWDKTVRLWDVFEGKGAVETFPHTHDVLTAVYRPDGKQLACSTLDGHIHFWDPIEGLLMYTIEGRRDISGGRLMTDRRSAANSTSGKCFTTLCYSADGSYILAGGNSKFICMYNVADQVLLRRFQITHNLSLDGVLDILNSKNMSESGPLNLIDDDNSDTEEGIDKQVRNKLAYDLPGSMPNHGRPVIRTKCLRIAPTGRSWAAATTEGVLIYSMDESFIFDPTDLDMDVTPEAVDAALKENQTSRALILSLRLNEDGLIKKCIIGVGPADIPAVASSVPVKYIQRLVEALAYLLENSPHLEFILRWCQELCKIHGHSIQQNSRNLLPSLKSLQKAITRLHQDLADTCSSNEYLLRYLCSASDAK encoded by the exons ATGAATTACAGGTTCCAGAACCTTCTCGGAGCTCCTTACAGAGGCGGCAACGCCGTTGTAGTGAACAACACACTTCTAGTTTCTCCCGTCGGTAACCGTGTCTCCGTCACTGACCTCATCAAATCCGAAACCATTACGTTGCCCTCACAGTCCTCCTCCAATCTCCGCCGCATCGCCGCCTCACCTGACGGCGTATTTCTCCTCGCTATCGATGAAAACAACCGTTGCCTCTTCATCAACCTCCGCCGCCGCGCTGTCCTTCACCGCATCACCTTCAAGCATCCCGTTGCGGCTGCCAAGTTTAGCCCCGACGGACAGCTCATCGCCGTTGCTGCCGGTAAGCTCCTGCAAATTTGGCGCTCGCCTGGTTTTAGAAAAGAGTTCTTTCCGTTTGAGTTGATTAGGACATTCTCCGATTGTAATGATAAAATCACGTCGCTCGATTGGAGCCCTGATTCTGATTACGTGCTGGCCGGGTCTAAAGACCTAACTGTGAGGCTCTTTTGTTTGAAAAAATCAGTTAAATATAATAAGCCGTTTCTATTTTTAGGCCATAGGGATGTGATTATAGGTGCTTTCTTTGGAACTGATAAGAAAACTAATAAGGTTTGTAGAGTTTATACCGTATCCCGGGATGGCGCCATTTTTAGCTGGGGCTGCAGTGAAATTGATggaaatggaaattttgatgAACCGGTAGAGGTTATTTCAGAGCCAGAATCACCAGGTACACCAGACCAAGGGCAAGGGAATAATGTAGAAGCTGATAGTGGTGGAACGGTTAAAAAAAGGAAGAATTTTGATGGGAAAGATGGTGATACATTGGACGTAGAAGATAGATTTCAGTTGCACAGAGTGAAATGGGAGTTGATAAAGAAAGACTTCTTCATGCAAGCACCAGCAAAGTTAACGGCTTGTGATTATCATAGGGGTCTTGATATGATCGTTGTTGGTTTTTCTAATGGGGTCTTTGGTTTATATCAAATGCCTGATTTCGTGTGCATTCACTTGTTGTCCATCTCGAGAGAGAAGATTACCACGGCTGTTTTTAATGATCTCGGGAATTGGTTGACTTTCGGATGTGCAAGGCTTGGACAGTTGCTTGTATGGGAGTGGAAATCAGAGAGTTACATACTGAAGCACCAGGGGCACTATTTTGATGTAAACTGCCTTGCATATTCACCAGATTCTCAGCTCTTGGCCACAGGAGCAGATGATAACAAAATTAAG GTCTGGACTGTTTCATCTGGTTTCTGCTTTGTAACATTCTCTGAGCACACAAATGCAGTTACTGCACTTCATTTCATGGCTAGCAACCATTGTCTATTAAGTGCCTCTTTGGATGGGACAGTTCGCGCGTGGGATCTCTTCAGATATAGAAACTTCAGAACTTTTACTACCCCTACATCTAAGCAATTTGTTTCTTTAGCTTCTGATCAGAGTGGTGAAGTGATATGTGCTGGAACCCTTGACTCATTTGAG ATCTTTGTCTGGTCAATGAAGACGGGCAGATTGCTAGATGTTCTTAGTGGTCATGAGGGTCCTGTTCATGGGCTAATGTTTTCTCCTTCTAAT GCTATTTTGGCTTCCTCGTCATGGGACAAAACTGTTCGCTTGTGGGACGTTTTTGAAGGAAAAGGAGCAGTTGAAACATTTCCTCACACTCATGATGTCCTCACAGCTGTTTACCGTCCTGATGGAAAGCAGCTGGCATGTAGCACCCTGGATGGACATATTCATTTCTGGGATCCAATTGAGGGTCTGCTGATGTACACAATTGAAGGCCGAAGGGATATTTCAGGTGGACGTCTCATGACTGATCGTAGATCAGCAGCTAACTCAACTTCTGGAAAGTGCTTCACAACCTTGTGTTATTCTGCTGATGGGAGCTATATATTAGCTGGTGGAAATAGCAAATTCATTTGTATGTATAATGTTGCTGATCAG GTGTTGCTGCGTCGCTTCCAGATAACCCACAATCTTTCCTTGGATGGGGTTCTGGACATTTTGAACTCCAAAAACATGTCAGAGAGTGGTCCGCTCAATCTAATTGATGATGATAATAGTGATACTGAAGAAGGCATTGATAAGCAAGTGAGAAATAAATTGGCATATGACTTGCCTGGGTCAATGCCCAACCATGGAAGGCCAGTTATTCGTACAAAATGCCTGAGAATTGCCCCGACTGGCAGGAGTTGGGCAGCTGCAACTACGGAAGGGGTCTTGATTTATTCTATGGATGAGTCTTTTATCTTTGACCCCACTGATCTGGACATGGATGTTACTCCAGAA GCCGTTGATGCAGCACTAAAAGAAAATCAGACTAGTCGAGCATTGATTCTTAGCTTACGTTTAAATGAAGACGGTTTGATTAAGAAGTGCATTATTGGTGTCGGTCCTGCAGATATACCAGCCGTAGCTTCCTCAGTCCCTGTTAAATATATTCAGAGATTAGTCGAGGCATTGGCATATCTGCTGGAGAACTCCCCGCATTTGGAGTTCATTCTCAGATGGTGTCAG GAACTTTGCAAAATCCATGGCCATTCTATTCAGCAGAATTCCAGAAACTTGCTTCCTTCTCTAAAATCGTTGCAGAAGGCAATTACTAGGTTGCATCAAGATTTGGCTGATACATGTTCCTCTAATGAATATTTGCTTCGATATTTGTGCTCTGCAAGTGATGCGAAGTGA